TTTGTGACTTTACCTACAATCCCACCATTAGTAACAACCTCATCGCCCTTGTTAAGGTTTTCAACCAGCTGCTGATGATCTTTCATTCGCTTTTTCTGTGGGCGAATTAACAGGAAATAAAATACTGCAACCATTAGCACCAACATGCCAATTTGAATCATCCCACCACCTTGTGGTGCAGCAGCTGGAGCGGCAAAAGCTTCGTTAATAAATAAACTCATTGTTGTATTACTCCGTTGTTAATATAAATCAGTATTTGTATGCACTAACCTAGCGAAGGTACTGTTTCACCGCGTTTTTGATAAAACTCTGCCACAAATTCAGTTAGCTGATGATTTGCAATGGCTTCCCGTAAGCCCGCCATCAGCTTCTGGTAATAACGCAAATTATGAATCGTATTGAGCTGAGAGCCTAGAATCTCTTTACACTTGTCCAAATGATGCAAATAAGCTCGACTAAAATTATTACAGGTATAACAATCACACTCAGCATCTAATGGGCCAGTATCTGCTTTATTGGCCGCATTACGAATTCTAACCACTCCTGTAGAAGTAAATAAATGTCCGTTACGAGCATTTCGGGTGGGCATTACACAGTCAAACATATCAACACCTCGTCTGACTGCCTCGACAATATCCTCAGGTGTACCCACACCCATCAAATATCGGGGCTTATTCTCAGGCATCAAGGGGGTCACCCCAGATAACACCTGCATCATTTCATGTTTTGGCTCCCCAACCGATAAACCACCTATCGCATAGCCATCAAAATCAATTTCTTTTAATGACTTAAGTGACTGCTCACGCAGATCCTGATACATCCCCCCTTGAATAATCCCAAATAAAGCAGAGGGGTTATCACCATGGGCTCGTTTGCTTCGATCTGCCCAACGTAATGACAACTCCATTGAGCGTTTGGCTTGATCATGTGTGGCAGGATAAGGCGTGCATTCATCAAATATCATCACAATATCTGAGCCAAGTGCTCGTTGCACTTCCATAGAACGCTCGGGGCTTATAAATACTTTGGAACCATCAACGGGTGAACGAAAAGTCACACCGTCTTCAGTAATTTTTCGCATTTCACCCAAACTAAAGACTTGAAAGCCACCAGAATCAGTCAGAATAGGCTTTTCCCAGCCGATAAAGTCATGCAAGTCACCATGTGCAGAAATAATATCTGTGCCAGGCCTTAGCATTAGGTGAAAGGTATTACCCAATATAATTTGTGCGCCAATGCCTTCTATATCTCTTGGTAACATCCCTTTAACGGTGCCGTATGTACCCACCGGCATAAAGGCTGGTGTTTCAACAACACCTCGCGGGAAATGCAACCTGGATCGGCGGGCAAGACCATCTGTCGTAACTTGCTCAAACTTTAAAAAACATTCACGAGCCATAAAGTACTCAACACTATTTAAATAAAATCAATTAATTCTGACGTTGGCTGATAAACATGGCGTCGCCATAACTAAAGAATCGATATCTTTGCTCAACCGCTTCCTGATAAGCTTTTTTGATTGTTTCTGCACCTGCAAACGCTGACACCAACATCAGCAATGTGGATTCTGGTAAGTGGAAATTAGTTACTAAGGCATCAACCGCTTTAAACTGATAACCTGGGTAAATAAAAATATCAGTTTCCCCTTGGTAAGGTGCAATTTCACCCGTCATACTCGCAGTTTCTAAACAGCGCACACTAGTGGTACCTACTGCAATAACGCGCTTACCTGCCGCCTGAGTTTGCTTCACTAACTGGCAAACTTCCGGTGTCACTTCAATCAGCTCAGCATGCATTTTATGGTCTAGCACATTGTCTACCCTGACTGGCTGGAATGTTCCTGCCCCCACATGCAAGGTAACAAATGCTTTATTAATACCTTTTTTTTCAAGCTGAGAAATTATTGCCTGATCAAAATGCAAACCTGCAGTTGGTGCAGCTACCGCTCCGGGTTTGCTGTTATATACGGTTTGATATCGTTCTCTGTCTGCCAACTCATCATCTCGCTTCATATACGGCGGCAGTGGCATATGGCCAATTACGTCTAAAACATCTAATACAGTTTGTGTTCCAGGAAACTGCAGGCGGAACAAACTATCAACTCGCTCGAGCATGGTCACCCAGACATCATTTGCCAGTTTGATTCTACTACCTGGTTTG
This genomic interval from Spartinivicinus ruber contains the following:
- the tgt gene encoding tRNA guanosine(34) transglycosylase Tgt; translation: MARECFLKFEQVTTDGLARRSRLHFPRGVVETPAFMPVGTYGTVKGMLPRDIEGIGAQIILGNTFHLMLRPGTDIISAHGDLHDFIGWEKPILTDSGGFQVFSLGEMRKITEDGVTFRSPVDGSKVFISPERSMEVQRALGSDIVMIFDECTPYPATHDQAKRSMELSLRWADRSKRAHGDNPSALFGIIQGGMYQDLREQSLKSLKEIDFDGYAIGGLSVGEPKHEMMQVLSGVTPLMPENKPRYLMGVGTPEDIVEAVRRGVDMFDCVMPTRNARNGHLFTSTGVVRIRNAANKADTGPLDAECDCYTCNNFSRAYLHHLDKCKEILGSQLNTIHNLRYYQKLMAGLREAIANHQLTEFVAEFYQKRGETVPSLG
- the yajC gene encoding preprotein translocase subunit YajC is translated as MSLFINEAFAAPAAAPQGGGMIQIGMLVLMVAVFYFLLIRPQKKRMKDHQQLVENLNKGDEVVTNGGIVGKVTKVSEQFVTLQVSNNVELNFQKQAISAVLPKGTIKAI
- the queA gene encoding tRNA preQ1(34) S-adenosylmethionine ribosyltransferase-isomerase QueA, with the protein product MQVKDFSFELPEELIAQYPLESRSGSRLLCLNGKTGEIAHQQFCQLVDMLQPGDLLVFNDTRVIPARIFGQKETGGKLEILVERIESDSQVLAHIKASKPPKPGSRIKLANDVWVTMLERVDSLFRLQFPGTQTVLDVLDVIGHMPLPPYMKRDDELADRERYQTVYNSKPGAVAAPTAGLHFDQAIISQLEKKGINKAFVTLHVGAGTFQPVRVDNVLDHKMHAELIEVTPEVCQLVKQTQAAGKRVIAVGTTSVRCLETASMTGEIAPYQGETDIFIYPGYQFKAVDALVTNFHLPESTLLMLVSAFAGAETIKKAYQEAVEQRYRFFSYGDAMFISQRQN